A single genomic interval of Mesoplodon densirostris isolate mMesDen1 chromosome 8, mMesDen1 primary haplotype, whole genome shotgun sequence harbors:
- the LOC132494819 gene encoding LOW QUALITY PROTEIN: heterogeneous nuclear ribonucleoprotein H-like (The sequence of the model RefSeq protein was modified relative to this genomic sequence to represent the inferred CDS: deleted 1 base in 1 codon), producing the protein MMLGTEGSEGFVVKVRGLPWSCSADEVQRFFSDCKIQNGAQGIRFIYTREGRLSGEAFVELESEDEVKLALKKDRETMGHRYVEVFKSNNVEMDRVLKHTGPNSPDTANDGFVWLRGLPFGCSKEEIVQFFSGLEIVPNGITLPVDFQGRSTGEAFVQFASQEIVENALKKHKERIGHRYIEIFKSSRAEVRTHYDPPRKLMAMQRPGPYDRPGAGRGYNSIGRGAGFERMRRGAYGGGYGGYDDYNGYNDGYGFGSDRFGRDLNYCFSGMSDQRYGDGGSTFQSTTGHCVHMRGLPYRATENDIYNFFLPLNPVRVHIETGPYGRVTGEADVEFATHEDAVAAMSKDKANMQHRYVELFLNSTAGASGGAYGSQMMGGMGLSNQSSYGGPASQQLSGGYGGGYGGQSSISGHGSQGAVNSSYYSSGSRASMGVNGMGGMSSMSSMSGGWGM; encoded by the exons ATGATGTTGGGCACCGAAGGCAGCGAGGGATTCGTGGTGAAGGTCCGGGGCTTGCCTTGGTCTTGCTCGGCCGACGAAGTGCAGCGGTTTTTTTCTGACTGCAAAATTCAAAATGGGGCTCAAGGTATTCGTTTCATCTACACCAGAGAAGGCAGACTGAGTGGCGAGGCTTTTGTTGAACTTGAATCAGAAGATGAAGTCAAATTGGCCctgaaaaaagacagagaaactatGGGACACAGATATGTTGAAGTATTCAAGTCAAACAACGTTGAAATGGATCGGGTGTTGAAGCATACTGGTCCAAATAGTCCTGACACGGCCAATGATGGCTTTGTATGGCTTAGAGGACTCCCCTTTGGATGTAGCAAGGAAGAAATTGTTCAGTTCTTCTCAGGGTTGGAAATCGTGCCAAATGGGATAACATTGCCAGTGGACTTCCAGGGGAGGAGTACGGGGGAGGCCTTCGTGCAGTTTGCTTCACAGGAAATAGTTGAAAATGCTCTaaagaaacacaaggaaagaaTAGGGCACAGGTATATCGAAATCTTTAAGAGCAGTCGAGCTGAAGTTAGAACTCACTATGATCCACCACGAAAACTTATGGCCATGCAGCGGCCAGGTCCCTATGACAGACCTGGGGCTGGCAGAGGGTATAACAGCATTGGAAGAGGAGCTGGCTTTGAAAGGATGAGGCGTGGTGCTTATGGTGGAGGTTATGGAGGCTATGATGATTATAATGGCTATAATGATGGCTATGGATTTGGGTCAGATAGATTTGGAAGAGACCTCAATTATTGTTTTTCAGGAATGTCAGATCAGAGATACGGGGATGGTGGCTCTACTTTCCAGAGCACAACAGGACACTGTGTACACATGCGGGGATTACCTTACAGAGCTACTGAGAatgacatttataat ttttttttaccactcaACCCTGTGAGAGTGCATATTGAAACTGGTCCCTATGGCAGAGTAACTGGTGAAGCAGATGTCGAGTTTGCAACTCATGAAGATGCTGTGGCAGCTATGTCAAAAGACAAAGCAAATATGCAACACAGATATGTAGAACTCTTCTTGAATTCTACAGCAGGAGCAAGCGGTGGTGCTTATGGTAGCCAAATGATGGGAGGCATGGGCTTGTCAAACCAGTCCAGTTATGGCGGCCCAGCCAGCCAGCAGCTGAGTGGTGGTTATGGAGGCGGCTATGGTGGCCAGAGCAGCATCAGTGGACAT GGCAGCCAAGGAGCAGTGAACAGCAGCTACTACAGTAGTGGAAGCCGAGCATCTATGGGAGTGAACGGAATGGGAGGGATGTCTAGCATGTCCAGTATGAGTGGTGGATGGGGAATGTAA